GCAATGTCATATATTTGATTTCCCTAACAGCATttcttaaataacaaaaaatctaaTAGCTTCTGATATGACTCAAATGCATACCTTTAAAAAGGCCTGCAACTATTGCTGAAACTACAGCAACCTCGACCAAATTTTTCTTGCTGCGGCCGTCGTTGGATTGCTCTTTCCCATTGGCTACATTAATAAATGAGTAAGGGCCATACATATTGCCTTGAAGGAATTGTTTCTGATAGTTTCTTTCTTTGACATTTGAAGCATCCTGAATTAGCATATCATAGAACTCTTTATTTGGGAATAAGCTTATAGATGGGTGCATCCTATACTGCGTATTCAGAAGGTGTTTCTCGTGTTCCAGTATTACCAATCTCTCAAACAAACTCCTCCCGAATTTAGCTTCCTCGGAAATCTGATGAAGGTGTGTGACAGAAACATTAGAACTTATGAATAACCTAGTAAATGGGTCGCGAGAAAGAATAACTTTATCACCTTGCTTTGAACCATGGCAGGAAGTTGGCGCTCGTCACCTATAAGAATGGCATGGCGAAGACCAGAAAGTTGCAATGGAATAGTCGATTCACATTCTTTAAGCTGGGCAGCTTCATCAATAACCAACAATTTTATCGGTTTTGCTCGTTCTGTGTGCAACTTGGCAGAGCTTGAAGCAGTACAGAAAACCAGACACGCATTTCCCAAGCAAAAGTTTCTGGCTGCTTTACTTTCAACTTCAAAAATATTGGGAATGTCAAATACTCGAGGAAGTGAATTCAGTGTCTGAATACAATCGTTTCTCATAAAGGACAACCGGGAAAATTGACCAGCGCTGCTTCCTCCATTATCAAAATCGCCGAGGACTTGTTTTAAACCTTCATCTCCAACACTAACACTACACAACAAGGGTTTGAGGCATCTGAGTGAATCAACAGCTCTGATCATGTTCTTCACCACTTCTAATGAAATGATAGATGTTGGCAAGTGCGTAaataaacctgaaattaaaaaatccaacTTCGCACTAAGGAATTCGAAACTATCCTTTAAGAATTCCTCGAAAGAGAGAATATCTTCCTTTTCCTCACATTTTGTAGGATTCTCTTGATGAgaaaaaaccttttgtttttgtttttgtttttgtttttcctttttcttgttatCTTTCAAGGTCTGAAGAAGAACTTTCTTCAAGATTTTCCTGCTGTTCCTGCCCTTTCTGTTTTGATCATTGACCACTTCATCTCTctcattgttgttgtttatcTCTTCAAATTCAAGCATTTCATCATACtgatcctctctctctccctcctcattttttctctccttattttCCAAGTACCGGCGGTACTGATGCTCAGGATCTGCAAGCAAATTTATCAATGAGTCTACAGTGTGCTTCCACCCAGTCGACGGGTTAAAGCAATATTCAAGTACTTCGACACGATGGTCAAGAAATATATCTTCAAGATCATCTTTCTCGGAGATCTTCATTCGCTTTCCGTTCCCAAAGAGAACTATATCTCCAAGTCCATAAGTTTTATATTCAAGAGAGTCTGTAACTAGCCTTAGGAGTCTCGATGTTACTTCCAACACAGCAATATTGGTTGGAGCACATGTAAGGGTCCTGCACTTCAACTTAAGtagagaaaacaataataaaccaACCATCTTTGTTTTTCCCGTCCCCGGAGGGCCCCAAATTAGTTTCACAGTACTTTGATGTCGGCATTCACTCAGACCAATGCAGCTTACAATTGCATCTTGCTGTGAGAAATTTAAATTGGAAGAGCTGATTATGGTTTCTTCCATACCAGAAAGTGTAGCATTTCTATTCACTTCAGATAAGCAGTGAGAGCAATGTTGGCCATCCTGCAGGAGCAGACACAACATCCGTCAGCTAGGCAAGTGAATGGTTAGAATATAGCTAAAATTTCCACATATcaggaaaaattaaatgaacCACTCTTCTTACAGCTGAGCTAGTATGAAGCACATTCTGGATAATTTTCATGTTCCCTCCTTCCAGATCTGAGTTCAATGATCTCCATATACGAATATTTGTCATCATGTTCACTAGGTAAACAACAAAGACATTAGCTATCATGTTCTTTCGCCTTCCTTTTCCAGCAATGACAGACTCCTTTTTAATCTCCCGGTCTTCTAATTCAAATTGAATGGGTTTGGATGTGAGAATTGACAAAATGTCATATTTATCGTTATCATCTTTCGCTAAAGATAGTCCATGAACATATGCAAGAAGATAGTTAAACCCAGGCCTGTTCAAATCACCAATGTCTTTAGGTCTTACATCTGTCAAAGCAAGGAGATCTCCAACCCCAGGCTCGTATATTCCTTCCCCATTCACATTGTTTCTCATTTTTTCAAACCAGATCTTATAAAACAAGTCTTTCGGACGCTTATTCTCTTTAGCTATTCGCAGTAAAAAGATTTCTCTTGTAGGTGCTTGGGAGACCATTGTCATGTTTGAGCATAAGTCTGCACGAGTTTCCTCGATTAGTGCGGGAATGAATGACTTCATGTAATGTGTTGTTGACATGAACGTCTCTGGTATCTTCTTCACCTGTTGATGAACAATAATTAGTGCCATAGACATCAAATGCAAGAAAagggagagggaaaaaaaagagcatattCACAGGAACAAGAAATAATCGAGCATTCTTGCAATAGTAAATAATTGTCAACTATTCTCAAGTTAtttctcaaaattataaaagatataAGAAGTAATTGTAATATCCAAACTTTTGGTCTAAATCCAAGCCTAAGTGTGCTGAAActcaacctaagttaacctaggtATATAAGTAAAAGTTGCAAAAGAATTACTGTTCTCTCTTCTAAATCTTGTGGCCACTGTGACCCTCTCCTTATCATACTAAAGATTTCAGTTTTTGATCTTGAGTTTTGGGTTTAAGAAAAGTGAAAGTAGCAAGTAAGTGATTCTCTCTCATGttacttttaattatgatttgtttatggaaggattaaaagagagagagagagagagagagagagagagagagagagagattagggTTTAGAAGGATTAGAAGTTTATGTTGTTAagattgatttatgattattaagggtttaatgTTAGGTACGTGATTAATTAGtatgttgttaaaaataagaatttgtgagttgatttgtttaaattaatttttatgggttaagaaatttattttaacattgcTGGAAAATCTAGACAGAATggtcttgaggttgaagatgaccaaattttattttggttcttgatttatgaaaatttcagtttagtccctaaactttggaaaaattacaatttgacccctaaatgtattttgagattctagacagtgttattatgagattaatgatgatgaatctcagtttgataattgatttggaatattttcagtttggttcctcaattttgggaatttacattttagtccctaaactttataaaaattacaattcggTCCTTGGTTCGTTCTAGACAGAATTgaggatggtttatgggtgaaattttagtatggttatgtatttacagtttggtccagttttggtaaaattatgttttgatcccTGTTTTGGATAATTGtcgttttagtccctaaacctaggagactaaacctgattttcttttatgcattggaatcttttatttgtgttgatttgagttgcttttgagtatatttCGTATATTTAttgtaggttctcctaacgaTTCTCAATAGGTTTTTCAGGTCTTTCATTTGATATTCcttttagttctatattttcagggtgagtgggataatctttaatatgcatataatatatataaatatgtatgttgattatacgaTGAGTACAAccagttaatttcttgaatatttatatatattgctttgttttctgagtactcatttattcttaaatttgcactcgcaatctgtcgaactaaattctatttgatttgATATACGTTTCTTTGATGATTCTGTGAATATCTATTATGACTTGATATAGAACTTGTCAGTAACTCTATGATAGCAGAAAGTAGTTAGCCTATATGCACATAGTATTTTGTATACCTAACTGGTGAGAGAGGCGTCAGCCTGATCATCCCATAGTGGTCATCTTCTggtgtcatctggtcaccttcgggtgtcatctaatctctgacatgtattccacaactttatgataatatgtatatgtatatcaagataaatcgacttgcaaactattaatatctaaaatgtatattaaatgttattccctcagtgagttggttgaactcacccctcattcttaatatGATTTCAGGTTCGTAGTTTCTATTAGCAGGTGAactttgttgagtgttcctgCTTCTTCAGTTTTAGTCGGTATGCCTTGCTTATTTTGCGAgactttccttttagttttgattcgatATCTTAGACGCTCCACTATtaccttgttttaattaagtttggattttgacaatgtaatgagtattatggcttattgtttttgttttaattaccgATGAGGAGTTTTGAACTATTTTTTGGTTTCATcagttttaaataatataatatttctgaagattatgaaatgctgcgtatttttttaatgaattattcttttgatatgtctGTTTTGAGGTTTAGCGTAGGTGATGTGTCCTTTTGACACCGTTCCTGCGTTGCCGGTCATGgacccgggattcgggtcgtgacataATCACTGCTATAAATGAACATAAGAAACAATATGTTATGCCTTACTAACCAACAGATGCTTAGCTTATTGATCCCAAGTTAGATAACCTTCTTGCAGCAAAATCATAAGGTCATAAAAGGAGAAGTCTCTAAATGATCTCACTTTAATCAAGTTGCCAAATTTAATCAGGAAAAATAAAGCTTAAGCAGGCTTTCCTCCCCACTAAACAACCAGAAAAACAgaccatataaaaaattaaaaatctgaaGTGCATCGTACACATAAACATGAGCACAATGGCATGCATGCAAACCTGGTTTCTGTAAAGATCTTTGTTCAGTACATCCCCGATAGACCAAGAGAACACCAAATCTACCAAGCTTCTACCAGCTACTAATTCTTCTTCAGTTTTCTCCACAGTCTTCTCCATCGTTTCACCTCTCTAGTAAGCGTCCGTAAAATCAGTTGACGAAGCCGATAGtaaggaaacaaaataaaaactcttgaACTTACaaagaaacaatgaaaaaatgGGGCAGGTTCCTGAAGACTGAGATGGAAAGAACACACTGACTACAAGTCaatcaaaagtaaattaaaGCGAGCAATGTATCGAGAGTCTTAGTCCCTGTGGAAACTACAgtctcttgttttcttcttcattgttTTACCCCTATAGATATAGAGCAAgcattgcttttttttcaagCGTTTTAAAGCAAAACTAAACATCAATTAAAGTTAGGGATAGCATATGAAAAAGGAGAGGAATCAAGAGAGGAAGCTTTCATACGAGGAGGCCAAAGGACGTTTCCTGGTTATAAAGCAGATAAGTACTCCATATTCCTACGTATTCTCCTTTACTGTGACATTACCGATATCACAAATGTTGATTATTGAGTAGAGGAAAGGACTCAAATGCATTCGTACATGCAATACGATGATGCTTTACATTTCTGCCCCTTACTCTTTCCTCGAGTTCAGATCATCTTCTTGTCGCCGTCGTCGACCACTTTCATCCCTCTAACATGGATACGAATAAGATAAAGTTAGCAGAAACGTCTTTCCTAAAACACCCTTGTTCGTGACAAAGCCACTGTTGATCGTTAATGACGTGTCCTCCCTTTTAGACTCTCTACCTCCTTCGCCTTCTCTACTTTCTCTTGTTCCATATTCTCCTTCTCCATAAATTTGTGcaaaaacaacttatttttaCCCTTTCAACAATATCTTCTCCTTCCCAGGAATTAGTactatatgttttctttttatactgAGGGTATCTTCTGCACATTGTTCTTCTCAGCCCAACAGTATATGTGTCACATACGCTACATCTCCGAACatacattttataaaacatatatataaaacttcaaaatttctcatcattaaataaaaacaaaacaaaacttcataatacttattatattaaataaaattcaatatttgaaataaaaataaaaatttaaataaaaacaacgtAATACTAAAGCGTCTAATAAtcgaataaaaaagaataagaaaaaaaacctcgcGAAAACAAGTATGGTATACCAACAAATGAAATAGCAGAAACTCTCAACTAAATGTCAACCTGCTAATAGAAACTaagaatctaaaaataatattagaatgGAGAGGTGAGTTCAATTAACTCAGTAAtagaataacatttaatatgcattataaatattttcaagttatAGGCCATAAATTGTGATATAATATagatatacacacacatattaaGCATAATAGTAATGTTGTAGTGGTATACATGTCAGATATCAGACTGAGTTATAAGATCAGATAATAGATGAAATTAACCATAAGGTTTCGATAACAAACGAAGTTTACGGCTCTAATAACTGTGGAGGATAAGTCGCCGCATATTGATGCCTTTCACCAACTAGGTATATAGACTGTTATAACCAATAACATATATACAAATTTAATCAACAGAATTTGAATACAAATTCAAGAAACTAATGAAAACTcggaaaataaatcaatatatatatatatatatatatatatatagacattcaAGAAAGTCATTTGTAATCATTATATAGTCAATATCAACATACataaattatttgtattaaatgGAAGAATTTGTAACCGACATTGCGAAATACCTTTGTTTCAGATGGATTTGCTCTCAAACAAGTGATGCAAAAGATGATCAAATCTGCAACTGGGGAAAGATGTAACGACTTGGAAGAGATTGAACTAAAAGCAAAACTAGAAGCGATTTTAAATGGTAGGAAATACTTGCTTATTTTAGATGATGTTTGGAACGAAGACTCCCAGAAGTGGCTCTTGCTGAAGCCTATATTATCAAAAGGTGCACTTGGAAGTAAGATCATAGTAACCACCAGAAGTAAACGTGTTGCACAGATTATGGGTTCTGCTGGCGCGCACGAGTTAAGTCTTCTTGATCAAAAGGATTGTCTGTCTTTGTTTTACAAGTCTGCATTTAAGGAAAGGCAGAAGGAGCAACTGTTAGAATTATGAGATTCTGCCTTGAGAAAGATAGAGTTTAGTGCAGTtatgttatttgaattttatgtaatcgtttttcttcttcaggATTTGCAGCAGGAACTTTCTGCTAAGTTTGTTATTTCAATTCCAATAATCTCTCAAATTTGTTGAGAGTTTCAATCCATTACAAGCTCTATGTAAGTCTATATATAGACATTCGAAATTAATGAAACATTGATCTTTCTACTCAACTCTGCCATTTTGAATATGTTTCTCCTATACTTAAACTTTAGTTTCCAGAACTAAATATTTCTAACAGTGGTATCAAAGCATATAAATCCTACGGGCTGTGAGGCaagcattttctttcttttaagtgATAAAAACAGAGAGGGTGAGGCAAGTATTCTGAGTGCTAAACATAAAGAGGGTGAGCATAAATACTAGTGAGTtattttccttctgtttttttatcaatgtcTTCTTCAAGCAATATTGCATATGCAATTCCAATGTTTAGTGGTGAACTCTATCATATTTGGGCTGTCAAAATGAGATTTTATCTAAGATCTCAAGGCTTATGGAATGTTGTGGTGACTGATTCTGATCCACCACCATTGAATGCAAATCCTACAATTGCTCAAATGAAAGcacatgaagaagaaaaactcaagaAGGATAAAGCCATTACCTGCCTACATTCTGGACTTGCAGATCATATTTTCACGAAGATAATGAATCTGGAAACACCAAAACAGGTATGGGATAAGCTCCAAATTGCATTTGAAGGCAACAATAGAGTCAAAGCAGTAAAACTTCTTGCATTTAAAAGGGAATTTGAGTTGATGAAGATGAAAGACAATGAATCTGTCAAAGATTACTCTGGCAGATTAATGGATGTTGTAAATCAAATGAGACTTCTTGGAAATACATTTGAAGATCATAAGGTAGTAGAAAAACTTATGATGTCAGTCCCGCAAAAGTTTGAAGCCAAGATCTCTACAATAGAAGAATCTTGTGATTTGCAAAATCTTACTATTGTAGAGTTAATTAGCAAACTTCATGTTCAGGAGCAAAGGGTTCACATGAGAGATGATGAGACTGTTAAAGGGGCTTTCCAAGCAAACAACAAGGGAATGAGTGCTGGTAA
The DNA window shown above is from Populus trichocarpa isolate Nisqually-1 chromosome 4, P.trichocarpa_v4.1, whole genome shotgun sequence and carries:
- the LOC127905179 gene encoding uncharacterized protein LOC127905179, whose product is MEKTVEKTEEELVAGRSLVDLVFSWSIGDVLNKDLYRNQVKKIPETFMSTTHYMKSFIPALIEETRADLCSNMTMVSQAPTREIFLLRIAKENKRPKDLFYKIWFEKMRNNVNGEGIYEPGVGDLLALTDVRPKDIGDLNRPGFNYLLAYVHGLSLAKDDNDKYDILSILTSKPIQFELEDREIKKESVIAGKGRRKNMIANVFVVYLVNMMTNIRIWRSLNSDLEGGNMKIIQNVLHTSSADGQHCSHCLSEVNRNATLSGMEETIISSSNLNFSQQDAIVSCIGLSECRHQSTVKLIWGPPGTGKTKMVGLLLFSLLKLKCRTLTCAPTNIAVLEVTSRLLRLVTDSLEYKTYGLGDIVLFGNGKRMKISEKDDLEDIFLDHRVEVLEYCFNPSTGWKHTVDSLINLLADPEHQYRRYLENKERKNEEGEREDQYDEMLEFEEINNNNERDEVVNDQNRKGRNSRKILKKVLLQTLKDNKKKEKQKQKQKQKVFSHQENPTKCEEKEDILSFEEFLKDSFEFLSAKLDFLISGLFTHLPTSIISLEVVKNMIRAVDSLRCLKPLLCSVSVGDEGLKQVLGDFDNGGSSAGQFSRLSFMRNDCIQTLNSLPRVFDIPNIFEVESKAARNFCLGNACLVFCTASSSAKLHTERAKPIKLLVIDEAAQLKECESTIPLQLSGLRHAILIGDERQLPAMVQSKISEEAKFGRSLFERLVILEHEKHLLNTQYRMHPSISLFPNKEFYDMLIQDASNVKERNYQKQFLQGNMYGPYSFINVANGKEQSNDGRSKKNLVEVAVVSAIVAGLFKEFKRARKRMSIGVISPYNAQVYAIQQKIGNTYSTFSDFAVNVRSVDGFQGSEEDVIIISTVRCNASGSVGFLSNRQRANVALTRARYCLWILGNGATLVNSGSIWKKLVTDAKERGCFYNADEDKSLSKAIMDALLELDQLDDLLNVNFLLFRNARWKFCFSDNFRKSIMKVGNEARQEVISLLAKLSSGWR